One window of the Pseudomonas sihuiensis genome contains the following:
- a CDS encoding antibiotic biosynthesis monooxygenase encodes MSETQAETVTLVVRHQVRPSHVPHYEAWLRRIIATASQCPGHLGVDVVRSRQPCVAQFTCVLRFASLQQLQGWIESEQRRQLIAEVEPLLRAGDQLEIAQGKEFWFMPESAQAPPPRWKQACVTFLVILPLSLLVPLLWQPLFHHIPWLGAYLPSNVVITLSIVLLVVYLFMPMATRLFDAWLNPTVDEDRS; translated from the coding sequence ATGAGCGAGACGCAAGCGGAAACCGTCACCCTGGTGGTGCGCCATCAGGTTCGCCCCAGCCACGTGCCACATTACGAGGCCTGGTTACGGCGCATCATCGCCACCGCCAGCCAATGCCCCGGCCACCTCGGCGTGGACGTGGTACGCAGCCGCCAGCCCTGCGTGGCGCAATTCACCTGCGTGCTGCGTTTCGCCAGCCTGCAGCAGCTGCAGGGCTGGATCGAGTCGGAGCAAAGGCGCCAGCTGATCGCTGAGGTCGAACCGCTGCTGCGCGCAGGTGACCAGTTGGAGATCGCCCAGGGCAAGGAATTCTGGTTCATGCCGGAAAGCGCGCAGGCGCCGCCGCCCCGCTGGAAACAGGCCTGCGTCACCTTTCTGGTGATCCTGCCGCTGAGCCTGCTGGTGCCGCTGCTCTGGCAACCGCTGTTCCACCATATTCCCTGGCTCGGCGCTTACCTGCCGAGCAACGTCGTGATCACCCTGAGCATCGTCCTGCTCGTGGTGTACCTGTTCATGCCCATGGCCACGCGGCTGTTCGACGCCTGGCTGAACCCAACCGTAGATGAGGATCGATCATGA
- a CDS encoding hydrolase translates to MSNPKTEVLTPHNSQLIFIDQQPQMAFGVQSIDRQTLKNNTVGLAKAAKIFNVPTIITTVETESFSGHTYPELLAVFPDAPLLERTSMNSWDDQKVRDALKKNGRNKVIVSGLWTEVCNTTFALSAMHDAGYEIYMVADASGGTSQAAHDYSMQRMIQAGVVPVTWQQVLLEWQRDWKNRDTYDAVMALVKEHSGAYGMGVDYAYTMVHKAPERVEHGPTLAPVAAPI, encoded by the coding sequence ATGAGCAATCCAAAAACCGAAGTCCTGACCCCGCACAACAGCCAGTTGATCTTCATCGACCAACAGCCGCAAATGGCCTTCGGCGTGCAGAGCATCGATCGGCAAACCCTGAAGAACAACACCGTGGGCCTGGCCAAGGCGGCCAAGATCTTCAACGTGCCGACCATCATCACCACGGTCGAGACCGAGAGCTTCTCCGGCCACACCTACCCCGAACTGCTCGCCGTATTCCCCGACGCGCCGCTGCTCGAGCGCACCTCGATGAACTCCTGGGACGACCAGAAAGTCCGTGACGCGCTGAAGAAGAACGGCCGCAACAAGGTCATCGTTTCCGGCCTGTGGACCGAGGTGTGCAATACCACCTTCGCCCTTTCCGCCATGCACGACGCCGGCTACGAGATCTACATGGTCGCCGACGCCTCCGGCGGCACCTCGCAGGCCGCCCACGACTACTCCATGCAGCGCATGATCCAGGCCGGTGTGGTGCCGGTGACCTGGCAACAGGTGCTGCTGGAGTGGCAACGCGACTGGAAGAATCGCGACACCTACGACGCCGTCATGGCCTTGGTCAAGGAGCACTCCGGCGCCTACGGCATGGGCGTGGACTACGCCTACACCATGGTCCACAAGGCGCCTGAGCGTGTCGAGCACGGCCCGACCCTGGCCCCTGTAGCGGCGCCCATCTGA
- a CDS encoding alpha/beta hydrolase — MQPSPNLDAGSPGVERNTQSFLEALAAGGGTPLERLSPAEARAVLVGAQASVEVDLSAVETREHSIEAAGQMLKLVVVRPAGSQGNLPGFMFFHGGGWVLGDYPTHARLIRDLVVHSGAAAVYVDYTPSPEAKYPTAINQAYAATKWVADNGSQIGVDGSRLAVAGNSVGGNMAAVVAIKAKEAGTPKLRFQLLLWPVTDASFNNASYNQFAEGHFLTRGMMEWFWDNYTTDPKQRNEIHASPLRASLEQLQGLPPAMVQSAEMDVLRDEGEAYARRLGAAGVVVSAVRYNGMIHDYGLLNVIAEVPAVRTAMQQAGAALREHLA, encoded by the coding sequence ATGCAGCCTTCCCCCAACCTGGACGCCGGCAGTCCCGGCGTCGAACGCAACACGCAATCCTTTCTCGAAGCCTTGGCCGCCGGTGGCGGCACGCCCCTGGAACGGCTATCGCCTGCGGAAGCCCGCGCTGTGCTGGTGGGCGCGCAAGCCTCGGTCGAGGTCGATCTATCGGCCGTGGAAACCCGCGAACACAGCATCGAGGCCGCCGGCCAGATGCTGAAGCTGGTGGTGGTGCGTCCGGCAGGCAGCCAGGGCAACCTGCCGGGCTTCATGTTCTTCCACGGTGGCGGCTGGGTGCTGGGCGACTATCCGACCCACGCACGGCTGATCCGCGACCTGGTGGTGCATTCCGGCGCCGCGGCGGTCTACGTCGACTACACCCCCTCGCCCGAAGCGAAATACCCGACTGCGATTAACCAGGCCTATGCCGCCACGAAGTGGGTGGCTGACAACGGTAGCCAGATCGGTGTCGACGGCTCGCGCCTAGCCGTGGCCGGCAACAGTGTCGGCGGCAATATGGCCGCCGTGGTCGCCATCAAGGCGAAAGAGGCTGGTACGCCGAAGCTGCGTTTTCAGTTGCTGCTGTGGCCGGTGACCGACGCCAGCTTCAACAACGCCTCCTACAACCAGTTCGCCGAGGGACATTTTCTCACCCGCGGCATGATGGAGTGGTTCTGGGACAACTACACCACCGACCCCAAGCAGCGTAACGAGATCCACGCCTCGCCGCTGCGCGCCAGCCTGGAACAGCTGCAAGGCCTGCCACCGGCCATGGTGCAGAGCGCCGAGATGGACGTGCTGCGCGACGAAGGCGAAGCCTACGCCCGCCGCCTGGGCGCCGCCGGCGTCGTGGTCAGCGCGGTGCGCTACAACGGCATGATCCACGACTACGGCCTGCTCAACGTGATCGCCGAGGTGCCTGCGGTACGCACTGCCATGCAGCAGGCTGGCGCGGCGTTGCGCGAACACCTGGCCTGA
- the arcD gene encoding arginine-ornithine antiporter codes for MTGESRKLGLGSLTALVVGSMVGGGIFSLPQNIAARADVGAVLIGWGITAVGMLALAFVFQGLANRKPQLDGGVYVYAKAGLGDYMGFSSAWGYWISAWLGNVGYFVLLFSTLGYFFPVFGQGNTPLAIACASGLLWCVHALVLRGIKEAALINLITTVAKLVPILLFIAIVGLAFDRDIFTRDIWGRSNPQFGGVLEQVRNMMLVTVFVFIGIEGASVYSSRAERRRDVGKATVIGFLGVLVLLMLVNLLSLGVMSQPELAALQNPSMAGVLEHVVGRWGAVLISIGLAVSLLGALLSWALLCAEILFVSAKDGTMPAFLRRENANQVPVNALWLTNGMIQLFLLITLFSQGTYLSLIYLASSMILVPYLWSAVYALLLALRGETYEDQAGLRRKDLAIGLLAVGYAIWLLYAGGVKYLLLSALLYAPGALLFRQAKREQGQVLFTRYEWPIFAAVLLAAVLAGYGLYAGHLSL; via the coding sequence ATGACAGGGGAAAGTCGCAAGCTGGGCCTGGGGTCGCTGACCGCGCTGGTGGTGGGCTCGATGGTCGGTGGCGGGATCTTCTCGCTACCGCAGAACATCGCCGCGCGGGCCGATGTCGGCGCGGTACTGATCGGCTGGGGCATTACCGCGGTGGGCATGCTGGCGCTGGCCTTCGTGTTCCAGGGCCTGGCCAACCGCAAGCCGCAGCTCGATGGCGGGGTGTACGTCTACGCCAAGGCGGGCCTCGGCGACTACATGGGTTTTTCCTCGGCCTGGGGTTACTGGATCAGCGCCTGGCTGGGCAATGTCGGCTACTTCGTCCTGCTGTTCTCGACCCTGGGTTATTTCTTCCCGGTCTTCGGCCAGGGCAATACGCCGCTGGCCATCGCCTGCGCCTCGGGGTTGCTCTGGTGCGTGCACGCCCTGGTGCTGCGCGGCATCAAGGAGGCGGCGCTGATCAACCTGATCACCACCGTGGCCAAGCTGGTGCCGATCCTGCTGTTCATCGCCATCGTCGGCCTGGCCTTCGACCGCGACATCTTCACCCGTGACATCTGGGGCCGCAGCAACCCGCAGTTCGGCGGTGTGCTGGAGCAGGTGCGCAACATGATGCTGGTCACCGTGTTCGTGTTCATCGGTATCGAAGGGGCGAGCGTGTACTCGTCGCGTGCCGAGCGCCGCCGCGATGTGGGCAAGGCCACGGTGATCGGCTTTCTCGGCGTGCTGGTGCTGCTGATGCTGGTCAACCTGCTGTCGCTGGGGGTGATGAGCCAGCCCGAGCTGGCGGCGCTGCAGAACCCGTCCATGGCCGGAGTGCTGGAGCATGTGGTGGGGCGTTGGGGGGCGGTGCTGATCAGCATCGGCCTGGCGGTGTCGCTGCTTGGTGCGCTGCTGTCGTGGGCGCTGCTGTGCGCCGAAATCCTCTTCGTCTCCGCCAAGGACGGCACCATGCCGGCCTTCCTGCGCCGGGAGAACGCCAATCAGGTGCCGGTCAACGCGCTGTGGCTGACCAACGGCATGATCCAGCTGTTCCTGCTGATCACCCTGTTTTCCCAAGGCACCTACCTGTCGCTCATCTACCTCGCGTCGTCGATGATTCTGGTGCCCTACCTGTGGTCGGCGGTCTATGCGCTGCTGCTGGCGCTGCGCGGCGAAACCTATGAAGACCAGGCCGGGCTGCGCCGCAAGGATCTGGCCATCGGCCTGCTGGCGGTGGGCTACGCGATCTGGCTGCTGTATGCCGGCGGGGTCAAGTACCTGCTGCTGTCGGCGCTGCTCTACGCGCCGGGGGCGCTGCTGTTTCGCCAGGCCAAGCGCGAGCAGGGGCAGGTGCTGTTCACCCGCTACGAATGGCCGATCTTCGCCGCCGTATTGCTGGCCGCCGTGCTGGCCGGCTATGGCCTGTATGCCGGGCATCTGAGCTTGTAG
- a CDS encoding TolC family protein has translation MTTIKPAVLLCAALLLTGCAGFSQDGGFDPVQQSAERQLDKQLLWARDEAGRGQIEARVAELLAEPLSLDAAVQLALLNNRGLQASFDELGIGEAERVQAGRLPNPGFSYGRLEKGSEVEYERGLHLNLARLIALPLTSRLEGRRFEQLQRQTSLAVFDLASETRKAWYQAVAAEESLVYARQVLDAAEAGADLARRMAAVGNFSKLQQAEQQNFYAEAGIGLLQAEQARVRSREQLTRLLGLWGEQLDYRLPERLPALPKTADELPDVERLAMNQRQDIQAVRLDAERLAQNLGLTRTTRFINVLELGVVNNRSNEEPTQRGYEISVELPLFDWSGAKVARAEAQYRQALNRAAETAINARSQVREAYHAYRNAFELAQHYRTEVLPLRQRIAEENLLRYNGMFISTFDLLADARRQVQAVDGYLQAQRAFWLARADLDMALLGAPNPSLGVAPAAAAEPAAAGH, from the coding sequence ATGACCACCATTAAACCCGCCGTACTGCTCTGCGCCGCGCTGCTGCTGACCGGCTGCGCCGGCTTCAGCCAGGACGGTGGCTTCGACCCGGTGCAGCAAAGCGCCGAGCGCCAGCTGGACAAGCAACTGCTGTGGGCGCGCGACGAGGCCGGGCGCGGGCAGATCGAGGCACGCGTCGCCGAGTTGCTGGCCGAACCCCTGAGCCTGGATGCCGCGGTGCAGCTGGCGCTGCTCAACAACCGCGGCCTGCAGGCGTCCTTCGACGAGCTGGGCATCGGCGAGGCCGAGCGCGTGCAGGCCGGGCGCCTGCCCAACCCCGGCTTCTCCTACGGTCGTCTGGAAAAGGGCAGCGAGGTCGAATACGAGCGCGGCCTGCACCTGAATCTGGCGCGGCTGATCGCCCTGCCGCTGACCTCGCGCCTGGAAGGTCGGCGCTTCGAGCAGCTGCAGCGGCAGACCAGCCTGGCGGTGTTCGACCTGGCCAGCGAGACGCGCAAGGCCTGGTACCAGGCGGTCGCCGCCGAGGAGAGCCTGGTCTACGCACGGCAGGTGCTGGACGCCGCCGAAGCCGGCGCCGATCTGGCCCGGCGCATGGCCGCAGTGGGCAACTTCAGCAAGCTGCAGCAGGCCGAGCAGCAGAACTTCTACGCCGAAGCCGGCATCGGCCTGTTGCAGGCCGAACAGGCGCGAGTACGTAGCCGCGAGCAGCTGACCCGTCTGCTCGGCCTGTGGGGCGAGCAGCTCGACTACCGCCTGCCCGAACGCCTGCCGGCGTTGCCGAAAACCGCGGACGAGTTGCCGGACGTGGAGCGCCTGGCCATGAACCAGCGCCAGGACATCCAGGCCGTGCGCCTGGATGCCGAGCGCCTGGCGCAGAACCTCGGCCTGACCCGCACCACGCGTTTCATCAACGTGCTGGAGCTGGGCGTGGTCAACAACCGCTCAAACGAGGAACCGACCCAGCGCGGCTACGAGATCAGCGTCGAGCTGCCGCTGTTCGACTGGAGCGGTGCCAAGGTGGCGCGGGCCGAGGCACAGTATCGCCAGGCGCTCAACCGTGCCGCCGAGACGGCGATCAACGCACGCTCGCAGGTACGCGAGGCCTATCACGCCTACCGCAACGCCTTCGAGCTGGCGCAGCACTACCGTACCGAGGTGCTGCCGCTACGTCAGCGCATCGCCGAGGAAAACCTGCTGCGCTACAACGGCATGTTCATCAGCACCTTCGACCTGCTCGCCGATGCGCGCCGCCAGGTGCAGGCGGTGGATGGCTACCTGCAGGCGCAGCGCGCCTTCTGGCTGGCGCGCGCCGACCTCGACATGGCCCTGTTGGGCGCCCCCAATCCCTCGCTCGGCGTGGCGCCTGCCGCTGCTGCCGAGCCGGCCGCCGCCGGCCACTGA
- a CDS encoding multicopper oxidase family protein has translation MVSRRDFFLGAGAIGAAVATSAVSRVAMAALPEPVLQASADTQPPLQPNSGRPYNPVVTLNGWTLPWRMNNGVKEFHLVAEPVVRELAPGYKAHLWGYNGQSPGPTIEVVEGDRVRIFVTNKLPEHTSIHWHGQRLPNGMDGVAGLTQPAIPVGKTFVYEFVARRPGTFMYHPHADEMVQMAMGMMGFWVTHPKEHHPLISEVDRDYCFLLSAYDIEPGAYTPKIMQMLDFNLWTFNSRVFPGIDPLVARQGERVRLRVGNLTMTNHPIHLHGHEFEVTGTDGGPTPVGSRWPEVTADVAVGQMRQLEFIADEEGDWALHCHKSHHSMNAMGHDVPTLVGVDHRDMTRKIAKLVPDYMVMGERGMADMAEMQMPLPDNTVPMMTGDGPFGSVEMGGMFTMLKVRKELAAGDYRDPGWFEHPAGTVAHEWKGALANPSRSHDGGGQSMPLKQPLETPVEVQVRKPGGHAGH, from the coding sequence ATGGTTTCACGACGCGATTTCTTTCTCGGGGCCGGCGCCATCGGCGCTGCGGTGGCCACTTCGGCGGTCAGCCGGGTGGCCATGGCGGCCCTGCCCGAACCGGTGCTGCAGGCCAGCGCCGACACCCAACCGCCGCTGCAGCCGAACAGCGGGCGGCCCTACAACCCGGTGGTCACCCTCAACGGCTGGACCCTGCCGTGGCGCATGAACAACGGCGTCAAGGAGTTCCACCTGGTCGCCGAGCCGGTGGTACGCGAGCTGGCGCCCGGCTATAAGGCCCACCTGTGGGGCTACAACGGCCAGTCGCCGGGACCGACCATCGAGGTGGTGGAGGGCGACCGGGTGCGCATCTTCGTCACCAACAAGCTGCCCGAGCACACCAGCATCCACTGGCACGGCCAGCGTCTGCCCAACGGCATGGACGGCGTCGCGGGCCTGACCCAGCCGGCGATTCCGGTGGGCAAGACCTTCGTCTACGAGTTCGTCGCCCGCCGCCCCGGCACCTTCATGTACCACCCGCACGCCGACGAGATGGTGCAGATGGCCATGGGCATGATGGGGTTCTGGGTCACTCACCCCAAGGAGCATCATCCGCTGATCAGCGAGGTGGATCGCGACTACTGCTTCCTGCTCAGCGCCTACGACATCGAGCCGGGCGCCTACACGCCGAAGATCATGCAGATGCTCGATTTCAACCTGTGGACCTTCAACAGCCGCGTGTTCCCCGGCATCGACCCGCTGGTGGCGCGCCAGGGCGAGCGCGTGCGCCTGCGTGTCGGCAACCTGACCATGACCAACCACCCGATCCACCTGCACGGTCACGAGTTCGAGGTCACCGGCACCGACGGCGGGCCGACCCCGGTCGGCTCGCGCTGGCCGGAGGTGACCGCCGATGTGGCGGTGGGGCAGATGCGCCAGCTCGAGTTCATCGCCGACGAGGAGGGCGATTGGGCGCTGCACTGCCACAAGAGCCACCACAGCATGAACGCCATGGGCCACGACGTGCCGACCCTGGTCGGCGTCGATCATCGCGACATGACGCGCAAGATCGCCAAACTGGTGCCCGACTACATGGTGATGGGCGAGCGCGGCATGGCCGACATGGCGGAGATGCAGATGCCGCTACCCGACAACACCGTGCCGATGATGACCGGCGACGGCCCGTTCGGCTCGGTGGAGATGGGCGGCATGTTCACCATGCTCAAGGTGCGCAAGGAGCTGGCCGCTGGCGACTACCGCGACCCGGGCTGGTTCGAGCACCCAGCCGGCACGGTGGCCCATGAGTGGAAGGGCGCACTGGCCAACCCGAGCCGCTCGCACGACGGCGGCGGCCAGTCGATGCCGCTCAAGCAGCCGCTCGAGACGCCGGTGGAAGTGCAGGTACGCAAGCCGGGCGGTCATGCCGGGCATTGA
- a CDS encoding cupredoxin domain-containing protein, with protein sequence MKTAQLLVLTLIGLLGSPAALAHSEVHEGHQAAATIREQKPWGIAGHASEVDRTIEIRMTDQMRFTPDRLQVRQGETIRFVHHNDGKILHEFVIGTRETLDEHAEAMLRFPGMEHDEPYMAHVAPGQSGEMIWTFNRAGEFDFACLIAGHYQAGMVGTIQVQAD encoded by the coding sequence ATGAAAACAGCACAGTTACTGGTTCTGACCCTGATCGGGCTGCTCGGCAGCCCGGCAGCGCTGGCCCACAGCGAGGTGCACGAGGGCCATCAGGCCGCCGCAACGATCAGGGAGCAGAAGCCCTGGGGCATCGCCGGCCATGCCAGCGAAGTCGACCGCACCATCGAGATCCGCATGACCGATCAGATGCGCTTCACTCCGGATCGGCTACAGGTCAGGCAGGGCGAAACCATCCGTTTTGTCCACCACAACGACGGCAAGATCCTCCACGAGTTCGTCATCGGTACCCGCGAAACCCTGGATGAACATGCCGAGGCAATGCTGCGTTTTCCCGGTATGGAGCACGACGAGCCCTATATGGCCCACGTGGCGCCGGGGCAGAGCGGCGAGATGATCTGGACCTTCAACCGCGCCGGCGAATTCGATTTCGCCTGCCTGATCGCCGGCCACTACCAGGCCGGCATGGTCGGCACCATCCAGGTGCAGGCCGACTGA
- a CDS encoding copper-binding protein, translating to MKKPLLIAALTALFSLPLQAAAPAPLSQGEVRKVDAAAQKITLRHGPIASIGMPPMTMVFEVEKPELLEGVSAGEKVKFQVQQQGNRYIVTELQVVE from the coding sequence ATGAAGAAACCATTGTTAATCGCGGCACTGACCGCCCTGTTCAGCCTGCCGTTGCAGGCCGCCGCCCCCGCGCCGCTGAGCCAGGGCGAGGTGCGCAAGGTGGACGCCGCCGCGCAGAAGATCACCCTGCGTCACGGCCCCATCGCCAGTATCGGCATGCCGCCGATGACCATGGTCTTCGAAGTCGAGAAGCCTGAACTACTGGAAGGGGTTTCAGCTGGAGAGAAGGTGAAGTTTCAAGTGCAGCAGCAGGGTAACCGTTACATCGTTACCGAACTGCAGGTAGTGGAGTAG
- a CDS encoding HU family DNA-binding protein, translating to MAITKDQLISDLAEAVSLPKATVRTLIDQLGEIVGDALENDGEITLPGIGKLKVSERPARTGRNPQTGKAIEIAAKKVVKLVPAKALTDGLN from the coding sequence ATGGCAATCACCAAAGACCAACTGATCAGCGACCTGGCCGAGGCCGTATCCCTGCCCAAAGCCACTGTCCGTACCCTGATCGATCAGCTGGGCGAAATTGTCGGCGACGCACTGGAAAACGACGGTGAGATCACCCTGCCAGGCATCGGCAAGCTGAAAGTGAGCGAGCGCCCGGCACGCACCGGCCGTAACCCGCAGACCGGCAAAGCCATCGAAATCGCTGCCAAGAAAGTGGTCAAGCTGGTACCTGCCAAGGCCCTGACCGACGGCCTGAACTGA